From the genome of Nitrosomonas sp. Is79A3:
CGTCTCAAATGTATGACGCTCGATTACAGCAAATTCAGCTTCGTTGAGCGGTCCAGGCTTGTCAAGCACTTCGTCCGGAACGCGGAGCTTGCCAATGTCATGAAGGAGACCGGCAATCTCCAGTAGTTCGCAATCCTTGGCGGGTAATCCAGAGAGCTGTCCAAGAAGGCGCGACAGACGGGACACCCCGATTGAGTGCTCGGCTGTGAATCTGCTTTTATCGTCTACAATTCGAGCAAAGATTTTTGCCAGTTGCATGAGTTCAGGGCTCGTTAGCTCGCGGGTGTCGGCAAAATGTAAAACGGTCTCGTTGATTTGCCGCTCGAGATGATGCGATTCCAGTGTGAGCCAAAATGCCTCACTGGCAGATGTTTCCAGAAATGCCTTCACCAGGGCAGGATCGAAGAAGCTTCCCGAAAGAGCCGCTATGCGTGTGAGGATGGATTTGCGGGCGAGGAGCAGATCGGAATCCTGGTGCTGCGCGACGAGTGCATCGACACGATCAGTGAGATGAATCAGGTTTGAGAGAAGGAATATTCCGGGTTTTATCTCTTGACGAAGAGGACTTTCCCAGTGGGTGTGATGGTGGAGAATCAACTCTGCCAAATTGGCAAAAGGCTCGAAATCATACATCAATTTGTAGCCACGTTCGCAATGCTCGCGTGACCCGGCCCAGTCAAGTTCATTAACCAGGCGTTTGTGTGTCTCCGAAGAGGAGACGCCGCAGTCATGGATTAATGCGGCACGGAACAACTCGCGCTGCCATGATTCTTCGATTCCAAAGGCGCGAGCTGTTTCCAAAGCCATGAATGCGACACGCTTTCCATGCTGGAGAACAGTGATGCCGACCAAATCGACCGCATCAGAAATAGCGAGCGTTGCTTCGCCTAAATCAACACGGTTGGAATTAACCATCTTTTCGACACACGTGCCGACCTAAAAGCCGAGAAAGTGGCAATTTTTGTTTTGATAGAATTTTATGATTCATAGGTGGAGATCTCGCCGTTTTTTGCCCAGAATGTGTTGCAGTCTGGCTAGGCTCTCAAGATGAATGTGTAAGATGACTATGAGATTGTTCATGCATGTTCGCGCCGACATTCATGGACTTTCACGTTATTCATATTTATTTTGCAGCTTACACTACTTCTTCTCAATGAAACAACAAGTCATTGCGGCAAATTTTCTGTTTATGTCTATAGTGCCAATCCTGAACGGAGAATAACCAAGCCGAAATCGATACTTCTTTAATATTGACTCTATCGTAAAGCATGTTTTGAAATTGAACGATGATACCCATCCATGATCGTCAGATTTGTCACATTCTATCCATGTAAATGGCGCATTAGCGTAAAGAGATTCCTTGATAGGGCTTGATTTGTGTTCAGTCAGCATTCAGCCCAAAGGTTACACAATGAAACCGGAATATCAATATTGATTTGGTATTTATTGCGTTATAAACGCGTGATTTATTGTGGAGGTACTTTATGTATGCCAGAAGAATTCTTACCCTTTTTGCTGTAATTGGAATTCTTTTTCTGAATGGATGTGTGGCTACCCCGTATTATGGAGGTGGATATTATAGAGGTGCTGCATATGGTTACGGATATCAGCCATCATTTTATGTAAATCAAGGCTACGTAGGCGGATATAGGCACTTCGATAGTGGACATAGGTATTTCGATAGCGGCCATAAACACTTCATTGGCGGGCATAGGCACTCCGGTGGAGAGCATCGGGGCGGCAGCCATAGAGGTGGTCATCATCATAGATGAAAGTGATTTAATTCTATTGATCACATTAATGACAATGAGTTTTAAGTCTATTATTTTCCGGAGAAAGTATTGCTCAAAATTATTGATCAGTTCTGGCTCAGCTTAATTGCTATCAATCATTACAAAACATGAAAAATACCAATAAGTGAAGCGCCTCCAATTGCATATATGAACGGACTATCCCAGGTATGCGGAGAAAAAGCTTCAGCCAAAGTAATCAGAATTGGTATTGTGAGTAGAGCGGTAATTAGCTGGATTGAATTGAAATATTGATGAAACGCTAATATTGCGATAAAAGTTGTCACAAATACGCAAGCACTGCCGACATAACTACGGACATATCTTTCTTTAGTAAATAATGCGTAGGTTGTATATTTTCGTTTCCCATATCTTATACCGATTGGTTCTGCAAGGCCGTCACCGACACCATTGGCTATAATTATGATCATAATTAGCGGAAGCATATCGTGACTTTCGAAGTAAGCTAACATTGGGATAAGCACTAAAAAACTTGCGATAAATTGTGTATAAAGCCAAGTAAGTGTCAGCGGTCTATCTTCTGGTCTGTCAAACGAGTGAAACATCACAAGAAGAGGCTTAATTCTATTTCGCAATGGCGCGATAAAAAATGTCAGAAAAATAAAGGCGCACACCATATCCATAAAGAATGTTGCTGCACTATATTTATATTCAATGAATGACGACAGTAAAGTCGGGAGAAAGAAGAATGCGAAATGATTTATTTTTCGTGTGTAGTTAACTTTAAAATCTCGATGTATTACTAATAACCCACTTGCATAATGGATTAAAAAGAGTAATGCGTAAAAAAAAGCGTGATGCAACCAATATTCGAAGGGGATACTCATTTTTCTTCCGAAGCTTTGATTTCAGCTAAATTAAATTTGCTACAGCGTAGCCGAAAGCATAACGATGATTGACAATCTGACCAATTTTATATCGATGTGAGCACAATTATTGTATGTCGTGCATCATCTTTTGTAATGTTTTGGTGAGTACAAATAAAATCACGGATGCGAGTCCGGATATAATTACGAAAATCAAGAAAAACTCATATAAGATTATGATTTAGAAGCCTAAAAATTTTGTAACTGTAGGCAGTGCCGGATCGGGGTACAAAGAACTTAAAATTCCTGCAAATTTACTTGCTGCTGCAGTTGATAAAAACCACACACCCATTAACAATGAAGCAAATTTGTCCGGTGATAATTTTACAACCATCGCTAAGCCAATTGGCGATAAGCACAATTCGCCAATGGTATGCAATAAATACAAGCTAAATAACCAGGGCAATCGGGCTTAAATTACTCCAATAATGCGGAGCAAATAATCATTATTCCAACCGGCCTTTAATCGTTTTATTTTTACACCGACTTTTGATATTTTTTCTTTATTTATCAGGTTTAAAGCAATATGTCTGATAGTGGCAAGATTGGCTGCACTATGGCCTTTGCGTGTCCGGTTGCTATCTTCATCAAAAGCAATATCAAGCACCCAATGTAAATTGTTCTCGATAGCCCAATGAGCGCGAACAGCATGTTCCAGTTTAGCCGGATTATTGGCGCTCAGACTACTGATGAAATAACGCGTTTCCCCGGTGATTCTATTTTCTGATTCTCTTGTTGCTGTAACCGCAATGATACTTTGTAGTCCTGCCCAAGCATGACGTTCTTTTAACCATGCGATCTCATCTGTCACACAGATAGTACGTGTTTCAATGCGTCCATGATCCCCATCAACAGTCACCATGGCGGCTTCAGGCGATAACTGCGAGGTAAAATACGTGGCAACATCTTCATGTAAGTTACCCTGGTTGCCCTTCAGGCTCAAGACATAATCGCCACCTTGTTGAATAATCTGCTGAGCAATTCTTTTCTGGCAACCCATGGCATCAACTGTAATCACACTTCCTGCAATATTCAGTCGCGATAACAGCTTGGGAATGGCCGTAATTTCATTGGATTTATTGTCCACTTTAACCTGACCCAAGACCAGGCTATTGTGCTGCGCCCATGCACTGACCATATGGATAGCTGCCTTTCTTGAAGCCTTATCAATGCTACGCCTTAAGCATTTACCATCAATTGCAATGACTTCTCCTTCAGTCAGACTGGCTAAGTCAGACACCCAGTTGGAAAAACACTCGCCAAACTGTTCATTGTCTATCGCTGCAAAAACATCTCCAAAGGTATCATTCGCGGGTATCCCATGAATCGCCCCGGGTTTTGAGGAGGCTCCAAATCTTGAGAGAATGGAGCGATGAACAAAACAAACAAATATTCCCCCGAAGTAAAAGAACGAGCAGTCCGCCTGGTGCAAGAGCATCGCAGTGAGTACCCTTCGCTGTGGGCGACGATAGAATCGATTGCGCCCAAGATCGGCTGCGCGCCGCCGACATTGCATGATTGGGTAAAGAAGCACGAGATCGACACAGGCCTACGAGATGGCATCACCAGTGAAGAGCGCGAACGCATCAAAGCACTGGAGCGTGAGGTCAAGGAATTACGTCGCGCCAATGAAATTCTGAAACTGGCCAGTGCTTTTTTCGCCCAGGCGGAGCTCGACCGCAAACTCAAATCCTGAGGTCGTTCATCGACCGGTATCGTGACACCCACGGGGTCGAGCCGATCTGCAAGGTATTGCAGGTCGCCCCGTCAGGGTATCGGCGTCACGCGGCCGAGCGGCGCAATCCGGCATTGCGTTGCACTCGTGCCCAACGCGATGAGGTTTTGATGCCAGAAATTCAGCGTGTGTGGCAGGCTAACCTGCAGGTGTATGGTGCCGACAAGGTATGGCGGCAACTTAAGCGCGAAGGAATGCAGGTAGCTCGCTGCACTGTTGAACGGCTCATGAAACGGTTGGGGCTGGAAGGTGTGCGGCGCGGCAAGGTTGTGCGAACCACGGTTCCGGACAAGGCGCTGCCGTGCCCGCTGGATCGCGTAAACCGGCAATTCAAGGCGGATCGCCCAAACCAGTTATGGGTGTCGGATTTCACCTATGTTTCCACCTGGCAGGGCTGGCTATATGTCGCGTTCGTCATCGACGTGTTTGCCCGGTGCATCGTGGGTTGGCGGGTCAGTTCCAGCATGCACACGGACTTCGTACTGGATGCGCTGGAGCAGGCTTTATACGCCCGGCAACCGGAGCTGGGTGCCTTGATTCACCACAGCGACCGGGGTTCCCAGTATGTCTCTATCCGTTATACGGAGCGGCTTGCCGAGGCTGGAATAGAACCGTCGGTTGGCAGTAAAGGAGATAGCTACGATAACGCACTAGCCGAAACGATCAACGGGCTTTACAAAGCTGAATTGATTCACAAGCAGGGGCCATGGAAAAACAGGGAATCCGTTGAATTGGCGACGTTGAACTGGGTGTTCTGGTTCAATCACCAGCGTTTGCTTGGACCCATCGGCTATATACCGCCGGCGGAAGCTGAGGCACAATACTACCGGCAGTTAGCCAACTTGGATTCTGCCAAAGTTACTTAAACCAAACAGCCTCCAGAGAACCCGGGGTGATTCAACTTGCTTGACCGCTTGCTCCTTGAACTCGGTCGTGTATTCCTGCTTCGGTATCTTCTTCATCGTCTTCCTCTCAATAGTAACGTTAATTGTACGTCACCCTTGGAAGACTATTTTTCGGGGGAAGCTCATTTTGTAATTTGAATTATTAGAGGTGCTCTTAAGGAAGCTCTGATTAAGTTGATTACATTCATGGTACGACAAGCTCACCACGAACGTAATCAATATATTACCGTTCGTCCTGAGCCTGTCGAAGGACTTAATCAGAGTTTCCTTAATTATATTCATTCTGTCGCAGTGATTACTCAAGTCATCAATTCTCTGAGTACGTAAGGTAGTATACCGCCATGCCGGTAATAATCGACTTCTATAGCCGTATCAATACGGCACAGTAACTGTACCGATTGGCTGCTGACATCATTTCTTCGGATTACCAGGGTGACATCCTTTTGCGGTTGGATGTTGTCCAAACCGAATATGTCGAACTGTTCATCGCCTTTAATGCTCAGTGAGTCGACGCTGTCATTGCCTTTGAATTGTAACGGGAGTACACCCATGCCAATCAGGTTGCTGCGATGTATACGTTCAAAGCTGGTCGCAACGACTGCCTTGACTCCCAATAATTGTGTTCCCTTGGCAGCCCAGTCGCGACTTGAGCCGGTACCGTATTCCTTGCCGCCGAAAACGACTGTGGGTATGCCTTGTGATTGATATTTCATCGCGGCATCATAAATGCTCATTTGCTCCGGTATAGTGCCGGCAGTGGCTTGGTAAAGTGTTATACCGCCTTCGCTGCCCGGGATCATCAAGTTCTTGATGCGGACATTGGCAAATGTGCCGCGCATCATCACTTCATGGTTGCCACGCCGCGCGCCATAACTATTGAAGTCGGCTTTGGCGACGTTGTTATCCAGCAAATAATGTCCGGCTGGGGAAGTGTCTTTGATCGAGCCAGCCGGACTGATATGATCCGTTGTAACAGAGTCACCAAATATACCTAATGCGTAAGCATTCTTGATGTCATTTGTGCCACTGGAGATCGCCGGTTGCAGTGTGAAATTCTGAAAGAAGGGCGGTTCTGCGATATAGGTGGATTGTGGCCAATTGTAAGTTTGACCGCTGACAGAAGTCACATCATTCCACAAAGGGTGGTCTTTGGTGAGATTACTATAGAGTTTCCTGAAGGTATCCGCGTTGGCGGCGAATTTCATTTGTGCATGAATTTCTGCGCTATTGGGCCATATGTCTTTAAGCCAAACCGGCTGATTATTCTTGCCGATACCTAAAGGCTCGGCGGTGAGATCTTTCAAAACAGTACCTGCGATAGCATAAGCCACGACCAGCGGTGGCGAGGCTAAAAAATTAGCGCGGATGTTCGAATGAATGCGCGCTTCAAAATTGCGATTTCCTGAAAGTACGGCTGCACAGACCAAGTCATTCTTGACGATAGCCTCTTCAATCGGATCTGCTAATGGACCCGCATTGCCAATACATGTGGTGCAGCCATAACCGACCAAATTAAAGCCAAGTTGCTCAAGGTAGGGTAGCAGTCCCGCGACGGTCAGGTACTCGGTTACAACCCGCGAACCGGGCGCCAGCGATGTTTTGATATGGGGCTTAACCGACAATCCTTTTTCAACGGCTTTTTTTGCTAATAATCCGGCTGCGATTAGGACACTTGGGTTGGATGTGTTTGTGCAGGAAGTGATGGCGGCAATCAATACATCACCATTCCCCAAATTCACTGAAGAACTATTCAATTCAGTAGCAGGGATTTCGGCAAGATGAGGGGTCGGGCGGTTGCTGGTCATTTCAGTGACGTTGCGGGATGTCATTCGGCGTTCTGCTGGGACAACTTTCTCTGTCAAATGATGACTGTTTACTTCGGATGCATTATGCAAATTCTGGGGTGCCAGCCGATTTTCTTCCAGAATATTAGAGCCAATATGTGTGCAGACATCAGGACTCTGCGTGCGGATGTTGCGTGTTGGATAACGCTGATTGATATCATCACTTTGTTTCCCGTAACCGCTTTCTTTGACGGGTTTGCTAAAGAGTTCAGTAAATTTAGATTTAATCGCTGTGAGTTCAATGCGATCCTGCGGGCGTTTTGGCCCAGCCAACGAAGGTGAGACCACACTCAGATCAAGCGCTAGCTCTTGGGTATAGTCGATATCGCCCTTCCGAGGGATACCATACATTTCCTGCGCCTGGAAATAGGATTGAAATGCCACAATCTCGTCATTGCTACGCCCTGTGCTTCTGAAATACTCAATGGTGATGTCGTCAACTGGAAAGAAACCCATCGTTGCCCCGTATTCAGGCGCCATATTGGCGATCGTTGCACGATCAGGCAATGTCAATGAAGCAGTTCCTTCACCAAAGAACTCAACAAATTTACCGACTACATTGGCTTTGCGTAACATTTCGGTGATCGTTAAAACCAGATCAGTTGCAGTGACGCCTTCCCGTAACTGACCGGTCAGATTTACACCAAC
Proteins encoded in this window:
- a CDS encoding HD domain-containing phosphohydrolase, yielding MVNSNRVDLGEATLAISDAVDLVGITVLQHGKRVAFMALETARAFGIEESWQRELFRAALIHDCGVSSSETHKRLVNELDWAGSREHCERGYKLMYDFEPFANLAELILHHHTHWESPLRQEIKPGIFLLSNLIHLTDRVDALVAQHQDSDLLLARKSILTRIAALSGSFFDPALVKAFLETSASEAFWLTLESHHLERQINETVLHFADTRELTSPELMQLAKIFARIVDDKSRFTAEHSIGVSRLSRLLGQLSGLPAKDCELLEIAGLLHDIGKLRVPDEVLDKPGPLNEAEFAVIERHTFETWQILRRVRAFDQVAEWASFHHESITGNGYPFHRHDGEIPIQARIVAVADVFQAMAQDRPYRPTAGPDGVRAVLARMTAIGHLDSTLIARVEANFDACWEAATGKERVKTT
- a CDS encoding ISAs1 family transposase, coding for MLLHQADCSFFYFGGIFVCFVHRSILSRFGASSKPGAIHGIPANDTFGDVFAAIDNEQFGECFSNWVSDLASLTEGEVIAIDGKCLRRSIDKASRKAAIHMVSAWAQHNSLVLGQVKVDNKSNEITAIPKLLSRLNIAGSVITVDAMGCQKRIAQQIIQQGGDYVLSLKGNQGNLHEDVATYFTSQLSPEAAMVTVDGDHGRIETRTICVTDEIAWLKERHAWAGLQSIIAVTATRESENRITGETRYFISSLSANNPAKLEHAVRAHWAIENNLHWVLDIAFDEDSNRTRKGHSAANLATIRHIALNLINKEKISKVGVKIKRLKAGWNNDYLLRIIGVI
- a CDS encoding IS3 family transposase (programmed frameshift), giving the protein MNKTNKYSPEVKERAVRLVQEHRSEYPSLWATIESIAPKIGCAPPTLHDWVKKHEIDTGLRDGITSEERERIKALEREVKELRRANEILKLASAFFGPGGARPQTQILRSFIDRYRDTHGVEPICKVLQVAPSGYRRHAAERRNPALRCTRAQRDEVLMPEIQRVWQANLQVYGADKVWRQLKREGMQVARCTVERLMKRLGLEGVRRGKVVRTTVPDKALPCPLDRVNRQFKADRPNQLWVSDFTYVSTWQGWLYVAFVIDVFARCIVGWRVSSSMHTDFVLDALEQALYARQPELGALIHHSDRGSQYVSIRYTERLAEAGIEPSVGSKGDSYDNALAETINGLYKAELIHKQGPWKNRESVELATLNWVFWFNHQRLLGPIGYIPPAEAEAQYYRQLANLDSAKVT
- a CDS encoding aconitate hydratase produces the protein MNHNLFNSLHELSIAQGSSAKYYSLPALEKSGIGKVSRLPISIRIILESVLRNYDNKKINETHIKQLANWRPNAVRVDEIPFVVSRIVLQDFTGVPLLVDLAAMRSAAVKLGKNPKLIEPLVPVDLVVDHSIQVDYYGTKDALTRNMEIEFSRNNERYQFIKWGMQAFDTFKVIPPGIGIVHQVNLEYLARGVHQKDGLIFPDTLVGTDSHTTMINGIGVVGWGVGGIEAEAGMLGQPVYFLTPDVVGVNLTGQLREGVTATDLVLTITEMLRKANVVGKFVEFFGEGTASLTLPDRATIANMAPEYGATMGFFPVDDITIEYFRSTGRSNDEIVAFQSYFQAQEMYGIPRKGDIDYTQELALDLSVVSPSLAGPKRPQDRIELTAIKSKFTELFSKPVKESGYGKQSDDINQRYPTRNIRTQSPDVCTHIGSNILEENRLAPQNLHNASEVNSHHLTEKVVPAERRMTSRNVTEMTSNRPTPHLAEIPATELNSSSVNLGNGDVLIAAITSCTNTSNPSVLIAAGLLAKKAVEKGLSVKPHIKTSLAPGSRVVTEYLTVAGLLPYLEQLGFNLVGYGCTTCIGNAGPLADPIEEAIVKNDLVCAAVLSGNRNFEARIHSNIRANFLASPPLVVAYAIAGTVLKDLTAEPLGIGKNNQPVWLKDIWPNSAEIHAQMKFAANADTFRKLYSNLTKDHPLWNDVTSVSGQTYNWPQSTYIAEPPFFQNFTLQPAISSGTNDIKNAYALGIFGDSVTTDHISPAGSIKDTSPAGHYLLDNNVAKADFNSYGARRGNHEVMMRGTFANVRIKNLMIPGSEGGITLYQATAGTIPEQMSIYDAAMKYQSQGIPTVVFGGKEYGTGSSRDWAAKGTQLLGVKAVVATSFERIHRSNLIGMGVLPLQFKGNDSVDSLSIKGDEQFDIFGLDNIQPQKDVTLVIRRNDVSSQSVQLLCRIDTAIEVDYYRHGGILPYVLRELMT